The segment caagaattGGAGAAAGAAGATGATAGTGCTAAACCGAAGAATCAAAAACCTAAAGGTCGTGGTAAGAAGCCTGCACtgaagagaaaaataaaagatagtGAGGATGAGGACGACGATGCTGATGGTGGAGAAGATGATAGTGACGCTGAAGAGAAAGTTGTGAAACCCAGAGGGCGTGGTACAAAGGCTGTGATTAAGAAGAAACCTGAAGAGAAAGCTGGTAACAAGAAGCCGAAGGGAAGGAAAAGCTAAGAGCCCACTGACTagaagatgttttttttttgtttttctgttttcttcACAAACATAATAACTTGTTGCTTCTATGTTTGTGATGATCTGCTACTGCTAGCTACTTTAGGTGTAGTAAGGCGTTGTCTCTTACCTTTGACCTTGGTTTTAACTTTGGAAGTTAGAAAAATGATCGGAGGGCAGCAACTACTTTCTCTGGCCTGTAGACAAAAGTTTCAAAACGTAAAAGATATTAATTGGAATAAATGAGAATGTGAAGAAGAGTAGTATCGTTGCAATACCAGTCTTCCTGAGGCAAATGGCCAGCACCTTCGATGAGTCGAAGCTTAACATTTTGAGGGTTCTGTTTCTCAAACTCCTCTGCTATAGACTGAGACAGGTACTTATCAGCTATACCCCAAGCCAGAAGCGTGGGTTTGTCCCAGCTGCCTGATGAAAACCCATTTGCAATTTGACCCAAGGTGTCTCCGAAGTTGATCTTTTTAGCAGTCTCTAGCAAGGCTGATACACCAGAAACTCACAATGAGACGTCTCTCTTAGATAAAACTCTCATTGAATCATCATCAAAAGAAACGAGAAAGCTACCAAAACCAGGCCCTCCGCTTGACAAATATGGTAGACGATAGACATCAGCTTTCTCATTCTTCAAGACGTAGctataaattaaacatatacaAGGTAAAGACCATTGTCCATATGAAGCCGAGGTAAGAGAACACACTCCACAGAAAAGATAATGGTTTAAAGTTTTGATACATACGGGCTACCTCCTTCAATGAACCGCTCTGCCAATATAGCATTTTGGCACGTGAATTCACCAAAGAGGGGGATCCTGCATCACAGGACACACGAGTAATGACTGTGAGACACGCAATCATATTCATTATATGTAGCACGAGGCTGACACAAAGAACTAGCTACTAGCATTTTAGAGTCGAACCTCAGCTGCTTAAACAATCCAGGAACTGGGGATGAAACAGTCAACGGAGTATTAAGGATGGCGATTTTCTCAACCTTGCTTGGATTCTTTAACGCCCATGTTAAACCGTAAGAACCCACAAGAAAGCCCTTGGGAGACCACAGCGAATGCAAAGCATTAAGTCACACGTAACAGTCTCTGACATTGCAGAAATGATATGAAGTACACAGAGATACAAACCTGAACAACGAGAAAGAAAGGAGATTTGATCTCCAACGTGTCCAGCAGTTTATCAAACGCCTCATGATACTCTTTCTCTGACCAAAGAAACTTATTAGAAAACAATGAGGCCATGTATATAACATGGTAAAAATAACAAGAAACAAACCTGTGTAATTAAAACCATATCCTGGCTGAGGTTTGTCACTGAATCCGAATCCTATCCAATCAGGTGCATAGCAATGAAACCCAGCTTTTGTCATCTATCATCCATCACATTGTTGAGAAACACCCATAAAAGATTCAGCTtacttataatatattttaatattttttaaagaagtAGAGATTGAGTGTATATGTAGCAGCACCTCAGACATGACAGTACGGTAACTAAAAGACTGAGTTGGAGCTCCATGAAGAAACACAACTGTTCCTCTATGACTCTCCTTTGATCCTGTTCGAAAAAAACAAGATTTGATCATTTTCAAACTCTTGTTGAAGCAAAAGACATGACATTAAGGTAGCTTGTTTTTTGTACCAGTTTCTCTCACAAACCATCTAAGCTTCCCTGATCTGATGGTGGAACCAAACTCCCTTCCCTTATCTTCTGTCCTCTAAAAACAGAACCAACCAACAACAAacacatagagagagagagagagagagagagagagagagagagagagagagagagagagagagagagagaaagcaaCTCTCAAGAACTCGATCGTCTCAAAGTATTCAAAAAAATTCGATAGGTTCGTGGAACTCACGTAGAGCATCTGACCGACGTTACCGTCTTCGGCAGGAGACTCCGGCAGCTGGATTGCGCTCCGGCTAGATGGATTGTCCGTGACGAAGCCAAACGGGTTGAAAGATGGATCATCGTCCTCGGGAACATTTCCGCTGCTTCCCTTATCAGACGTCGCTTTCACGACGGACAAGCGGAGTCTATACGGCGTGGCTCTGATTCTAGAGGCGGTGGATTTTGTCGGAGAGAACGAGTGGagcagaggaagaggagagagCAGAGACAAAggcattttcttctttttttttgttattcgtCAAGTGTGGGACAAAGCgtattttctctatttatatgTCCGTTATCTTTTAAACGACATCGTTTTTGCCACATGGatagtaaaaaatataaattttttctttCGGTGAAACGAAACGGCAACGTTTTAAACAGCACGTGCGTTCCAACCTGTACGAAAACCCTAAGATGTCTTGTTCTATGGAGATGCTAGAGTCACCAGTCGAGCCCCAAAACACACCTTcaccgtcagaagacttaactACCCAACCGCCTTACAAAACGGTCAATACCCGCGCAAACCTCACTCCCGGGTCGGATCTCCCTTTCTAACCCCAACCGGATCCATCCCGGACTGATCAAGTCTCCCGATTGTCCTCGGACAAATCAAATAAAGACAACAATTTTCGATGGAGAGAAGTGATTCTGGCGATGTCGATGTATGTGTCTTAAACCCTTTCTTTTGTTTGTGAAGATTATGCATCACGgatcgtgttttttttttttttcttttttttttttaggatcGTGTTTTTTTAACAAGCttggttttatgatttattgataaagtttgtagtttaatatttttaccaTCATTAATGTTGGTCTTAAACAGGTACAAGCATCTGCTTATTTACAAAACGACGAGACCCACGATGATGGTGGAGAAGCTCTTGTTTGTACTAGCGACCATGAGATCGACGATGTTGTTTTCATTACTCAAAACGAACAAAGAAAGAgcgaacaagaagaagaagaagaacacctTGTTGTCGAGGGGAAAGAGTTCGATGCACCAGCTGTTGGTATGGAGTTCGAGTCCTACGACGACGCTTACAACTACTACAACTGCTACGCCAACGAAGCTGGGTTCAGAGTGAGAGTCAAGAACTCGTGGTTCAAGCGGCGCAGCAAAGAGAAGTACGGTGCGGTGCTCTGCTGCAGCAGCCAAGGGTTCAAGAGGGCTAACGACGTGAACCGCGTGAGGAAAGAGACGCGAACCGGTTGTCCTGCGATGGTGAGAATGAGGCAGGTTGATAACAAGAGGTGGAGGGTGGTCGAAGTCGCACTCGACCATAACCATTCGCTTGGAGGAGGTTCTTCCATGTATAAAAGGACAGGGACCAAGAGGAAGTGCAACACAGACTCAGCAGAAGATTCCAAGACTGTTAAGGTGTACAGGGCTCGTGTGATGGATATTGAGAACAGTGTGACGAACACAACAAACTCGACTCTGAAGAAGAAACAGTTTCagaactcttcttcttcatcacctgATGTGCTCAACCTTAGAAGAGGAGATCCATCAGCTGTCTACAACTACTTTTGCCGTATGCAGTTGACGAA is part of the Raphanus sativus cultivar WK10039 chromosome 5, ASM80110v3, whole genome shotgun sequence genome and harbors:
- the LOC108805153 gene encoding uncharacterized protein LOC108805153; its protein translation is MPLSLLSPLPLLHSFSPTKSTASRIRATPYRLRLSVVKATSDKGSSGNVPEDDDPSFNPFGFVTDNPSSRSAIQLPESPAEDGNVGQMLYRTEDKGREFGSTIRSGKLRWFVRETGSKESHRGTVVFLHGAPTQSFSYRTVMSEMTKAGFHCYAPDWIGFGFSDKPQPGYGFNYTEKEYHEAFDKLLDTLEIKSPFFLVVQGFLVGSYGLTWALKNPSKVEKIAILNTPLTVSSPVPGLFKQLRIPLFGEFTCQNAILAERFIEGGSPYVLKNEKADVYRLPYLSSGGPGFALLETAKKINFGDTLGQIANGFSSGSWDKPTLLAWGIADKYLSQSIAEEFEKQNPQNVKLRLIEGAGHLPQEDWPEKVVAALRSFF